The genomic interval ACGGTCGGCGTGACGGCGGCGGTGGCTTGGCCTGTACTAGCAGGTTGCTGCACCGGCGTGAAGTCCACGTAGAACTCTTCGCCGGGCTTAAAGTTGGCCAGCACACCATCACGCACGAGCCGCAGCGTGATCTCCCCATTTGGCGTGGCCGCGAAGAACTTCCCGTTCTCGCTGGTCGGATCATCGCTGTAGACCGGGTGGAAGTTCACCGTGCCCTGGTCAGGGTTCACGCTGGTCACGGTGAACTTCGCGCGGGTGGCCACCTTCGGCTGAGCTTCAATATCTTTCACCCCCGCATGGTTCGCCCGGGCGTGACACGCTCAGCTCTGCCCAAACCCCATCGAGTAGCTTTGCGGCACCACATACTCCGGCGGTTCTTGCAGCTCCAGTTTGGCCATGACCACGGCGTCCCCCACGTCCGGCGAACGGCCGATGCGTTTGATGATGTCTTCCTTCAATTCGACTTGAATCCCACGCACGCCCAGCTTCCAGCGGGCCGCGCACAGGTCCGCTTTCAACGTCGGATCAGGCGGCAGGGCCAGGCCTTCACCCTTCTCCGGGTCCAGGGCCTCACGCATCCGCCAGTAGCTCAGGGCGCGCAGGTTCGCAAACGTCAGCGCCCCGCTCATGTCGCGCTCGTCGGTCGGGTTGCTGTTGATGACCGGCGTCACCGGCACTTCCAGCGCATTCAGGCTGTCATAGGCACTGGTGCCCACCCCCGTCGCGTCGATGAAGATGTGCGCCTGATCCTCACGGGCATTGACCACCAGGGCGGCCACGCTGCGGCCGTCGCGGGTCACGGCCCCTGGATAGATCAGCGGTGGGGCAAACCAGGTGCCGTAGCGCGGCTGAATCACCGTACGGTCCTTGCCCCCGCGCGCCACGTCCACGCCCAGGGCACTCTGCGGCACATTCGGGCGCTGCTCGGTCCAGCGGGCCTGGGCCTGTTCCACCCACGCGGTCGGGATGACCTGCCAGGGGTGATCATCCGCCTTCAGGTCGAATTTCCCCTCCAGCATCTGCGAACGCAGCGGCTCGGGCAAGGCCTGCAGCGTCGCCATGTACCCCGTGCGCATGTAGAACTCGTTGTCGGTCACGCGCGCGGGAATGAAGCTGCGCGACTTCGGCGTGACCAGTTCCAGGTCGCCCGTCTTCTGATTGACGACCCCCTTCACGAAGCACGGCGTGCCGTCCTTGACCGCCTGGTCCTTGCCCTGCGCGTCCACCACAAACCAGCGCAGCTCCCCGTGCGCCGCCGGGCCAAATTCCACCGGCTGGCCATCCTCGCCCAGCACCACGTCCTCAGTCAGTGGGTCGGTCAGGGTCACGCGGTACTCGGCCACCAGCCAGGGGGCGAACATCTTGATCACCCACTCGCCTTCCGGGTCGGTGGGCGGGTTGCCCGTCAGCACCACGCGCGTGCGCTGGCCGGGATCGGCCGTGCGGTTCCAGCCGATCACGAAGCGCACCTGACTCTCGCTGAAGTTCGGCACCTCGTCAAAGATGTGCAGGTCACGGTCCCGGCCCTGCTGATTCTTCTTGTCATCCTCGTGCTGAATGCTCTCCAATTCGATCACTCGGCGCTTGCGGCCCACGGCGCCGCGCCAGACGTGCTCGGAGGCGTTGTACTTGCCCATCTTGTGGGTGAGGGCTTTCAGGCGCTCGATGATGCCCTTGAGTTCGGGGTAGACGCGGCGGAAGATCACGGCTCGCTGGTGAGCGGTCAGGGCGAGGCCCAGCGCTAAATCCGTTTTCCCACCGCCAGCCGCGCCACCATAGAACAGCACGTCGGCTTCGCTGAAATACGCCTCCAACTGGGGACCGGGCTGCGGCGCCCAGATGCAGTTCGGATCGCTGAGCATGTCCACCAGGCGCAGCTCATTCGGGGTCAGGGCCGACAGGTCAGGAAGGGACATTGGCCTTCCGGGCAGCAGCCGCAGCCAGCAGGGCAGCCACCCGTTCGGCGCGGTCGGCCTCAGGAATGGCGTTGACGTTCTCCACTTGAATGGGCTGGCCTTCGGGGGTTGTGACCTGCACCTTTTCCGGGCCGAAGATGCCGGCGTAGCGGCCCAGGTCCACCAGGGCGGCGCGCTTATCGTGCATGACGACGCTGACCGTGCGCTGGCGCGAGCGGCTGTGGCGGGTGGCGCCGTTCGGACTTTCACTCTCAGACTCACTTTCATTGTCAATGGCGGTGATGCTCTTGACCGCGTCCCAGGCGGCATCGGGAATGTCCTGGCCTGGGCGCAGGTGAATGTTGCCCTCGGCATCAGCTGTCAGCAGGTGCCGCTGGCTGCTGAAGCCGATCTTGGCCAGTTCCAGCAAGATGGCTTCAGCCCGGACGCCGGCCCGCTCAAGGACTTCTTTCTTGGCCCTCTCAATCCGGGCCAGAACCTTATCTTTTTTTAACAGGCGATTGGCGTACACCCCGGCTGCCACGTCCGTCTTGACCTTGTACCCTGCCCGGCGCACGGCGGCGCTACCGTTCCAGTCGATCACGTACTCAACAGCGAACAGCTCTTCGAGAGTGGTCAACTGCTCGGGCTTCCGGCCCGGGGTACTGGCCGCGCGCCCCTTGGGCTGCGCCTTTCGCGCCTTGCGCTTCATGCACCTATCCTGCGGGTGTGCGTGACGCAAAAAAGCCGCGCTGGACGGGCGCGGCGGGTGGGTGATGCCAGGCGGAGCGCTTTACTCCTCATCCCAGTTGATGGGGTTGGCCACCGGCGTCTGCTCACGTTCTCGCTGCTCGGCGAGCAAGCCACTCTGATTCCGGTTGGCCTTACTCCCAGCGGCCAGGGCGCGTCCCGCCTTCAAGGCTCGCCAGCAGGTCTTCTGAGGCGCACCAGAATGCGTGGA from Deinococcus betulae carries:
- a CDS encoding terminase small subunit; its protein translation is MKRKARKAQPKGRAASTPGRKPEQLTTLEELFAVEYVIDWNGSAAVRRAGYKVKTDVAAGVYANRLLKKDKVLARIERAKKEVLERAGVRAEAILLELAKIGFSSQRHLLTADAEGNIHLRPGQDIPDAAWDAVKSITAIDNESESESESPNGATRHSRSRQRTVSVVMHDKRAALVDLGRYAGIFGPEKVQVTTPEGQPIQVENVNAIPEADRAERVAALLAAAAARKANVPS